A window of the Arenibacter algicola genome harbors these coding sequences:
- a CDS encoding ComEC/Rec2 family competence protein, with protein sequence MPLSRLPGSSRMRLLQFTTVKLTLCLICGILIGYYLGPSLPLSLSLTAASLILLGVVFAYYHKLPTFLFAFFTGLLAIAIGILSLTLRESHNLGRHYSQQNLDKNRAYTYKIREVLKPNGYSDRYVANVIGMDSLKVSGKILLNIAVDSSVKPLMVDDEILAYTTLYPIAPPLNPHQFNYKKYLSNIGIEHQVKLEGHEYYLRPQASTTIFGTAYRIRDHIIHNLKKEDFGAEELGVIQALLLGQRNEITAEVDTEYKAAGAYHILALSGLHIGILLGLFHFLLRPLELLPKGRTIKLVVIVLLLWAFALLAGLSASILRATTMFTFVAYALYLNRPTSHFNILALSLFFILLLLDPLLLFQVGFQLSYAAVFAIVWIYPLLQKLWIPQYWIIKKGWELVSVSIAAQLGVFPISLFYFHQFPGLFLISSLLILPFLTFILGFGILVIVLSLANSLPPVLVTIYDTVIRWMNSIIGLVAQQENFLFRNISFDTIQLILSYAIIISMVTVFIKVSYKRVVVFLVFVLCFQSYVLGIGHLAQDKESLVIGHLGRNSGLIHQTGQKLTVFSTNPEATARMANDYAIAQNIIEMQHRPIKNSYLIGGKRMVILDSANMALPKNYEVSTLVLTQSPKINLERLLDSIAPNIIIADGSNYKSYISRWKATCHKKKLPFHHTGEKGAFIYTWQ encoded by the coding sequence ATGCCTTTATCAAGGCTGCCCGGATCCTCTAGGATGCGTCTGCTGCAGTTTACAACCGTAAAGCTTACCTTGTGCCTGATCTGTGGAATCTTAATTGGATATTACCTGGGTCCGTCTCTTCCACTATCTCTTTCCTTAACCGCAGCTTCATTAATCCTATTGGGAGTTGTATTTGCCTATTACCATAAACTGCCCACCTTCCTTTTTGCATTTTTCACTGGACTTTTGGCCATAGCCATAGGCATATTAAGTTTAACCCTAAGGGAGTCCCACAATCTTGGCCGGCACTACAGCCAACAAAATCTTGACAAAAATAGGGCCTACACTTATAAAATTCGTGAAGTATTAAAACCCAATGGCTATTCGGATAGATATGTGGCCAATGTTATTGGCATGGACAGCTTAAAGGTTAGCGGTAAAATACTATTGAATATAGCGGTAGATTCTTCGGTTAAGCCCCTTATGGTAGATGATGAAATATTGGCCTACACCACCCTCTACCCTATTGCCCCACCACTAAACCCACATCAGTTCAATTACAAAAAATACCTTTCCAATATTGGGATAGAACATCAGGTAAAACTTGAAGGGCATGAATACTATTTAAGGCCACAGGCTTCCACAACCATCTTTGGAACAGCTTACAGAATAAGGGACCATATCATTCATAATTTAAAAAAAGAGGACTTTGGTGCTGAAGAATTAGGTGTTATCCAGGCACTTCTACTTGGGCAACGGAATGAAATAACGGCAGAAGTCGACACGGAATATAAAGCTGCAGGAGCCTATCACATCTTGGCATTGTCCGGTTTACATATCGGAATCCTTTTGGGATTGTTCCATTTTTTACTTAGGCCATTGGAACTCCTGCCAAAAGGGAGAACCATAAAATTGGTTGTTATTGTCCTGCTATTATGGGCATTTGCGCTCTTGGCCGGACTTTCTGCCTCCATTCTAAGGGCAACAACCATGTTCACCTTTGTAGCCTATGCCCTGTACTTGAACAGGCCTACAAGTCATTTTAATATTCTGGCCCTGTCACTGTTCTTTATTTTACTGCTGTTGGATCCGCTACTACTATTTCAGGTAGGGTTTCAATTAAGTTATGCCGCTGTTTTTGCAATTGTATGGATATATCCCTTATTGCAAAAACTTTGGATTCCCCAATACTGGATTATAAAAAAAGGATGGGAGCTGGTTTCCGTAAGTATTGCCGCCCAACTTGGGGTATTCCCTATAAGTCTATTTTACTTTCATCAATTCCCAGGACTGTTTTTAATTTCAAGTCTATTGATCCTTCCTTTTTTGACATTCATTTTAGGGTTTGGAATATTGGTAATAGTTCTGTCCCTGGCCAACAGTTTACCACCTGTTCTAGTAACCATCTACGATACTGTAATACGCTGGATGAATTCGATTATTGGACTGGTTGCCCAGCAGGAAAATTTTCTCTTTAGAAATATTTCTTTTGATACGATTCAGTTAATTCTCAGTTATGCCATTATAATATCAATGGTAACCGTCTTTATTAAAGTCTCCTACAAAAGGGTAGTCGTCTTCCTAGTGTTTGTCCTTTGCTTTCAATCTTATGTCTTGGGCATTGGACATCTTGCACAAGACAAGGAATCCTTGGTGATAGGACATCTTGGCCGTAATAGTGGCCTAATCCATCAAACAGGACAAAAACTTACGGTATTTAGCACCAACCCCGAAGCCACTGCTCGAATGGCCAACGATTATGCCATTGCCCAAAACATCATAGAGATGCAACATCGACCTATAAAAAACAGCTATCTAATTGGAGGGAAGAGAATGGTTATTCTGGATAGTGCCAATATGGCCCTTCCAAAAAATTATGAGGTATCTACCTTAGTATTGACCCAATCCCCAAAAATAAATTTAGAGAGGCTTTTGGATTCTATTGCACCCAATATTATTATTGCAGATGGCAGCAACTATAAAAGTTATATATCTCGATGGAAAGCCACATGCCATAAAAAAAAGCTGCCCTTTCACCATACGGGCGAAAAAGGTGCATTTATATATACTTGGCAGTAG
- a CDS encoding peptide MFS transporter encodes MNTDIENLFKDKVLGHPAGLFVLFFTEMWERFSFYGMRILLVLFLTAPIISDNPGWEWPREHALALIGTYASLLYLTPIIGGWIADKITGYRVAVVIGCLIMTLGHAAMAIETTAAFYLGLALLVIGTGFFKPNITSIISEMYHGKESKKDGAYTIFYMGVNAGAFFGMMLCGYLAENFGWSWGFGLAGIFMMLGMFQFWLAKDLFGNIGAKPLKKGETDISANEADSKEGKQGNNEVETKLNPFTLFDKVLIVLSSIGGLLYLFNDPFEKIQGTNLMPFSLGNLSGTNVVILFSLLLFLVLLVTRIARYLPVVRDRIIAVSIFGFFTVFFFAFFEQSLGSMTIFARDYTNRELVGQSAMIFKVVDALLTTVPLAIISWVLLLLAKKTFTRIGLSNIVLAIAFIGLWVLVIYRIMDKFSQEGNQVDATWFGILNSFFIITLAPFFSRWWESKYNPSAAMKYGIGLILLGLGFAVLSFGASGIPSGAQTASVSMIFLILAYLLHTMGELCISPVGLSYLSKLVPARMIGFMFGIWYLAIAIGQKAAGTMGGMIDRISEQYSMGTFFLIFTLVPVGVGLISIVLNPLLKKLMHGIR; translated from the coding sequence ATGAATACCGATATTGAAAATCTATTTAAGGACAAGGTTCTTGGGCATCCAGCAGGACTATTTGTATTGTTTTTTACCGAAATGTGGGAGCGTTTCTCGTTTTATGGGATGCGTATTTTATTGGTGTTGTTTTTAACGGCGCCCATTATAAGTGATAATCCTGGCTGGGAATGGCCAAGGGAACACGCTTTGGCCTTAATAGGCACCTATGCTTCACTTTTGTATTTAACTCCTATTATAGGCGGCTGGATAGCAGATAAAATAACCGGTTATAGGGTGGCAGTGGTTATTGGGTGTTTAATAATGACCTTGGGCCATGCCGCTATGGCCATTGAAACTACCGCCGCTTTCTATTTGGGCCTTGCCCTGTTGGTAATTGGTACAGGGTTCTTTAAGCCCAACATTACTTCTATTATTTCCGAAATGTACCACGGTAAGGAATCCAAAAAGGATGGTGCCTATACTATATTCTACATGGGTGTTAACGCTGGCGCATTTTTTGGAATGATGCTTTGTGGGTATTTGGCCGAAAACTTCGGTTGGTCCTGGGGCTTTGGGTTAGCAGGTATTTTTATGATGCTGGGTATGTTCCAATTTTGGTTGGCCAAGGATTTGTTTGGGAATATTGGTGCCAAACCCCTTAAAAAAGGGGAAACAGACATATCCGCAAATGAAGCTGATAGTAAAGAAGGAAAGCAAGGGAACAATGAGGTAGAAACCAAATTGAATCCCTTCACCCTTTTCGATAAGGTGTTGATCGTTTTATCGTCCATTGGAGGACTGCTCTATTTGTTCAACGATCCCTTTGAAAAAATACAAGGTACCAACTTGATGCCATTTAGCCTAGGGAATCTTAGTGGTACCAATGTGGTAATCCTTTTTTCCTTGTTGTTATTTTTAGTTTTGTTGGTTACCAGAATAGCCAGATACCTACCTGTGGTAAGGGATCGAATTATAGCTGTGTCGATTTTTGGGTTTTTTACGGTCTTCTTTTTTGCTTTTTTTGAGCAATCCTTGGGGTCTATGACCATTTTTGCCAGAGATTATACCAATAGGGAACTCGTTGGTCAGTCGGCCATGATATTTAAGGTAGTAGATGCATTGTTAACTACAGTTCCTTTGGCAATAATAAGTTGGGTGCTGCTACTATTGGCAAAAAAGACTTTCACCCGTATAGGCTTGTCAAATATTGTATTGGCCATTGCTTTTATTGGGCTCTGGGTATTGGTTATCTATAGGATTATGGATAAATTTTCCCAAGAAGGTAATCAGGTAGATGCCACTTGGTTTGGTATTCTAAATTCATTTTTTATTATTACCCTGGCACCATTTTTTTCCAGATGGTGGGAAAGTAAATATAATCCCAGTGCCGCTATGAAATATGGTATAGGTCTTATTTTATTGGGATTGGGCTTCGCAGTTCTGTCATTTGGAGCATCGGGGATACCTTCTGGGGCACAGACCGCATCTGTCAGCATGATATTTTTAATTTTGGCGTATTTGTTACATACCATGGGTGAGTTGTGTATCTCCCCGGTAGGACTTTCCTATTTAAGCAAACTTGTGCCTGCACGTATGATCGGGTTTATGTTCGGGATCTGGTATTTGGCCATTGCTATCGGGCAAAAGGCTGCTGGAACTATGGGCGGGATGATCGATAGGATTTCCGAACAATACTCCATGGGTACCTTCTTTTTGATTTTCACCTTGGTTCCCGTGGGAGTTGGACTTATTTCAATCGTTTTAAACCCACTCTTGAAGAAATTAATGCACGGCATAAGATAA
- a CDS encoding peptide MFS transporter: MQTTAKQVHRKELFGHPVGLYILFFTEMWERFSYYGMRAILVLYLITETTDRNPGLGWTNMEALALYGWYTMLVYVASIPGGIIADRMLGQKKAVIVGAVLLVIGHSILAIEQMWAFYTGLGFIIAGVGMLKPNISTMVGGLYPKGDIRRDKGFTIFYIGINIGAFLSSLIVGYVGEVYGWHYGFGLAGICMLLGLLQFVLGQKYLVGVGDFLGKSTNVEDQEALKRPLNKMEKDRVIVLILSFLMVIVFFGAFEQAGGLMNIYASEKTNRMLMGWEVPASWFQSLNAFFIIVLGAAVANFWANRKLKGKEASSLFKMIAGLIIMGAGFLFMTAATAQFESSGSSAMYWLVLAYMFHTVGELSLSPVSLSFVTKLAPAKYASLMMGLYFATTGLGNKLAGLLGESASHLGEYSVFTGIAIFCILFGLLIRLFLKKLKALTHGAEDNEKRIAQ, translated from the coding sequence ATGCAAACAACCGCAAAACAAGTGCATCGAAAAGAATTATTCGGCCATCCGGTCGGACTTTACATCCTATTCTTTACTGAAATGTGGGAACGATTTTCCTATTATGGGATGAGGGCCATTCTGGTATTGTATTTAATTACCGAAACTACCGATAGAAATCCTGGTTTGGGTTGGACCAATATGGAAGCTCTGGCACTTTATGGTTGGTATACTATGCTGGTCTATGTGGCTTCTATTCCTGGAGGAATTATAGCGGATAGGATGCTTGGGCAGAAGAAAGCGGTTATTGTGGGTGCGGTGCTATTGGTTATAGGTCACAGTATATTGGCAATAGAACAGATGTGGGCTTTTTATACTGGACTTGGTTTTATTATCGCCGGAGTGGGCATGTTAAAGCCAAATATTTCCACTATGGTGGGTGGTCTTTACCCTAAAGGTGATATTAGAAGGGATAAAGGATTTACCATATTTTATATTGGTATAAATATAGGCGCTTTCCTTTCCAGTTTAATTGTAGGGTATGTAGGAGAGGTCTATGGCTGGCATTATGGATTCGGATTGGCTGGTATCTGTATGCTGTTGGGCCTTTTACAGTTTGTTCTTGGTCAGAAATATCTAGTGGGAGTGGGCGACTTTCTCGGGAAATCTACGAATGTTGAAGATCAGGAGGCTTTGAAGAGACCTCTTAATAAAATGGAAAAGGACAGGGTAATTGTTTTGATCCTATCTTTCTTAATGGTAATCGTATTTTTCGGAGCGTTTGAACAAGCAGGGGGGTTAATGAATATATATGCGTCGGAAAAGACCAATAGAATGTTGATGGGTTGGGAGGTACCCGCTTCTTGGTTCCAATCCCTGAACGCTTTTTTCATTATTGTGCTTGGTGCTGCGGTTGCCAACTTCTGGGCCAATCGTAAATTGAAAGGAAAGGAAGCTTCCTCACTTTTTAAAATGATCGCTGGACTGATCATTATGGGGGCTGGATTTTTGTTTATGACTGCGGCAACAGCCCAGTTTGAAAGCTCTGGGTCATCAGCCATGTATTGGTTGGTATTGGCTTATATGTTCCATACAGTGGGCGAGTTGAGTCTTTCTCCTGTTTCTTTATCATTTGTTACCAAATTGGCACCGGCCAAATACGCTTCCCTAATGATGGGCCTATATTTTGCAACAACAGGCTTAGGAAATAAACTTGCAGGATTACTGGGAGAATCCGCTTCACATCTTGGAGAGTATAGCGTATTTACAGGAATAGCCATTTTCTGTATTCTTTTCGGATTGCTTATTAGACTTTTCTTGAAAAAATTAAAGGCCTTGACACATGGTGCCGAAGATAATGAGAAGAGAATTGCACAATAA
- a CDS encoding S9 family peptidase produces MRKFPVLLIIVLLLCNFSILSAQNKQIAIGEIYDGTFTVESLDKLQSMDNGKQYTILNIDRSLGISTIEKYDYKTQKKLETIVSSSASVPFFSSYEFSEDESKLLLATAIEPIFRRSTLGYFYVYDLKSKKISAVSNLKIQEPSLSPDGSKVAYVYNNNIFVWDIAANYTKQLTLDGVKNKILNGITDWVYEEEFAFVRAFEWNSDGSKLAFIRFDETKVPEFSMDVYGANLYQTQTKFKYPKAGEVNSEVSLHIVDVDTYDITKVDLDDPYYIPRIKWMNDPNFLSVQTLNRHQNKLRLYAVNARNNTVSIILEETDDAYVSVTDDLTFLADDSFIWTSEKDGFKHIYLYNVEGKLMNQVTKGPWEVTKFYGYDQNEDLIYYQSTENGSINRDVYSVRSNGKNKRRLTTKLGQNTADFSADFTYFVNAFSNASTPPEYTLHDALNGKKVKDILNNQGLISKLEDYRINSKEFSTIAINGHELNMWMIKPHDFDPTKKYPLFMTQYSGPGSQKVSNSWMDSNDYWFQMLANEGYIVVCVDGRGTGYKGADFKKVTYKELGKYEVEDQIAAAKKLSELSYIDESRTGIWGWSYGGFMSTNCLLKGNDTFEMAIAVAPVTSWRFYDTIYTERFMRTPHENPSGYDENSPFNYPELLKGKYLLVHGSADDNVHVQNTMRMVEAFVQANKQFDWAIYPDKNHSIFGGNTRLHLYTKMTDFIKENL; encoded by the coding sequence GTGAGAAAATTCCCCGTGCTATTGATAATTGTTTTATTACTGTGCAATTTTTCAATACTCTCAGCCCAAAACAAACAGATTGCTATTGGCGAAATTTATGATGGTACCTTTACAGTGGAAAGCTTGGATAAATTGCAGTCCATGGATAATGGGAAGCAATATACCATTTTGAATATAGACAGGAGTCTAGGAATATCAACTATTGAGAAGTACGATTACAAAACGCAAAAAAAACTGGAAACCATTGTTTCTTCTTCCGCCTCGGTCCCGTTTTTTAGCTCATATGAGTTTAGTGAGGACGAATCCAAATTATTGTTGGCCACGGCAATAGAGCCTATCTTCAGGCGATCTACCTTGGGATATTTCTATGTATACGACCTGAAATCAAAAAAAATCTCCGCTGTTTCAAATTTAAAAATTCAGGAACCTTCCCTTTCTCCTGATGGCAGCAAGGTGGCCTATGTATATAACAATAATATTTTTGTCTGGGATATAGCTGCCAATTATACCAAGCAACTTACATTGGATGGTGTAAAAAATAAGATACTCAATGGGATAACGGACTGGGTCTACGAGGAAGAATTTGCCTTTGTAAGGGCATTTGAGTGGAATTCAGATGGTTCTAAATTGGCATTCATTCGATTTGATGAAACCAAGGTTCCTGAATTTTCTATGGATGTTTACGGCGCCAATCTTTACCAGACACAAACAAAATTTAAATATCCCAAGGCAGGAGAGGTCAATTCGGAAGTTTCACTCCATATTGTGGATGTGGACACATACGACATTACCAAGGTCGATTTGGATGATCCATATTATATCCCTAGAATTAAATGGATGAACGACCCCAATTTTCTTAGCGTTCAGACCTTGAACCGACATCAAAACAAACTCAGGTTATATGCTGTAAATGCAAGGAATAATACCGTTAGTATTATACTGGAGGAAACGGATGATGCCTATGTCAGCGTTACTGATGATCTTACTTTTTTGGCCGATGACAGCTTTATCTGGACCAGTGAGAAGGATGGGTTTAAACATATTTATCTGTATAATGTTGAAGGTAAGTTAATGAATCAGGTTACCAAAGGTCCGTGGGAGGTAACCAAATTTTATGGTTATGATCAAAATGAAGATCTAATTTATTATCAATCCACGGAAAATGGATCAATAAATCGAGATGTCTACAGTGTCCGTAGCAATGGAAAGAATAAAAGACGTCTGACTACCAAATTAGGGCAGAATACTGCCGATTTTAGTGCTGATTTTACCTATTTTGTCAATGCGTTCTCCAATGCATCCACCCCTCCGGAATATACCTTACATGATGCCCTGAATGGAAAAAAAGTAAAGGATATATTAAATAACCAGGGGTTAATATCTAAATTGGAGGATTATAGGATTAACTCAAAGGAATTTTCCACCATCGCCATTAATGGTCATGAGCTGAATATGTGGATGATAAAACCACATGATTTCGATCCTACTAAAAAATACCCCTTATTTATGACCCAATATAGCGGTCCAGGTTCTCAAAAGGTTTCGAATAGCTGGATGGATTCCAATGATTATTGGTTTCAAATGTTGGCCAATGAAGGGTATATTGTTGTATGTGTAGATGGAAGGGGTACCGGGTATAAAGGAGCTGATTTTAAAAAGGTAACTTATAAGGAATTAGGAAAATATGAGGTGGAAGATCAAATAGCGGCAGCCAAAAAGTTAAGTGAACTGTCGTATATTGACGAATCAAGGACAGGAATTTGGGGCTGGAGTTATGGAGGGTTTATGTCTACCAATTGTTTGTTAAAAGGGAATGATACCTTCGAAATGGCAATTGCGGTGGCACCGGTTACCTCGTGGAGGTTCTATGATACCATTTATACGGAGCGTTTTATGCGTACACCTCATGAAAATCCAAGTGGTTATGATGAAAACTCCCCTTTTAATTATCCAGAACTTTTAAAGGGCAAGTATTTATTGGTTCATGGTTCAGCGGATGATAATGTGCATGTTCAAAATACGATGCGGATGGTAGAAGCTTTCGTGCAGGCCAACAAGCAATTCGACTGGGCGATTTACCCTGATAAAAATCACAGTATATTTGGAGGCAACACCCGCCTACACCTGTACACAAAAATGACCGATTTCATAAAAGAAAATCTATAA
- a CDS encoding hydroxymethylglutaryl-CoA reductase, degradative has protein sequence MTKPIEGFSKLSKEDKINWIAEHYTQDSAKSVAILKQYWNDDEKLQKLHDEFIENTITNFYLPLGIAPNFLINNKLYAIPMAIEESSVVAAASKAAKFWQYRGGFKTTVLGTEKVGQVHFMYHGDTEKLIAFFKLVRPRLINSVAPIVKNMEKRGGGIKSIELRNKTSDLDDYFQLHCTFETLDAMGANFINSCLEGFAHCLKEEAQQYAEFTDSEKDIEIVMSILSNYIPNCVAKAEVSCPVSDLKGHHGISAEDFAKKMVRAVNIAKVEPYRAVTHNKGIMNGIDAVVLATGNDFRAIEAGAHAYASKDGRYTSLTHASMDNGIFKFWIEIPLALGTVGGLTTLHPLVKLALEILQNPTAQELMQIVAVAGLAQNFGAVRSLVTTGIQQGHMKMHLLNILNQLGATEEEKIRLVDYFKKHTASHSAVVVAFEELRNKK, from the coding sequence ATGACCAAACCAATTGAAGGATTCTCCAAACTGTCCAAAGAGGATAAAATTAACTGGATTGCCGAACATTATACCCAAGATAGTGCGAAAAGCGTCGCTATTTTAAAACAGTATTGGAACGATGATGAAAAATTGCAGAAATTACATGACGAATTCATTGAAAACACCATCACCAATTTTTATTTACCCCTAGGAATTGCACCCAATTTTCTCATAAACAACAAGCTCTACGCTATTCCAATGGCCATTGAAGAAAGTTCTGTGGTAGCAGCCGCCAGTAAAGCGGCAAAATTTTGGCAGTACCGTGGGGGTTTTAAGACTACCGTTCTGGGAACGGAAAAAGTAGGTCAGGTACATTTTATGTATCACGGCGATACAGAAAAACTCATCGCATTTTTTAAGCTTGTACGACCAAGATTGATCAACAGTGTTGCCCCCATTGTTAAAAACATGGAAAAACGGGGAGGGGGAATCAAGAGTATTGAATTAAGGAATAAAACATCGGATTTGGATGATTATTTCCAATTGCATTGCACTTTTGAAACCTTGGATGCCATGGGTGCCAATTTCATAAACTCCTGCCTGGAAGGGTTTGCCCATTGCCTAAAGGAGGAAGCTCAGCAATATGCAGAATTTACGGATAGTGAGAAAGATATTGAAATAGTCATGAGTATTCTTTCCAATTACATCCCCAACTGTGTGGCAAAGGCAGAGGTTAGTTGTCCTGTTTCCGATTTAAAAGGCCACCACGGAATTTCCGCCGAGGATTTTGCAAAAAAAATGGTCCGTGCCGTTAATATTGCTAAAGTGGAACCCTATAGGGCCGTTACCCATAACAAGGGGATCATGAATGGAATTGATGCCGTAGTTTTGGCTACAGGAAACGATTTTAGGGCTATAGAAGCAGGTGCCCATGCCTATGCATCAAAAGATGGACGCTATACCAGCCTTACGCACGCCAGTATGGACAACGGAATCTTTAAATTCTGGATAGAGATTCCCTTGGCCCTGGGAACTGTCGGTGGCCTAACCACCTTACATCCACTGGTAAAACTCGCCTTGGAAATATTACAAAATCCTACTGCACAAGAACTAATGCAAATTGTAGCGGTAGCAGGCCTTGCTCAAAACTTTGGTGCCGTGCGCTCCTTGGTAACCACAGGCATTCAACAAGGACATATGAAAATGCATTTATTGAATATATTGAACCAGTTAGGAGCTACGGAAGAAGAAAAAATAAGATTGGTGGACTATTTTAAAAAGCATACGGCCTCCCACAGCGCAGTAGTGGTAGCTTTTGAAGAGTTGAGAAATAAAAAATGA
- a CDS encoding GYDIA family GHMP kinase: MTKQYYSNGKLLITGEYLVLDGAQSLAVPTLYGQSLSVKETQDKLLTWKSLDDKGKPWFESDYELEDFDPVTKNTVSEEALAISVTLKKILLEARKLNPSFLSTSQGYEITTALNFPREWGLGSSSTLINNIAQWAQIDAYVLLWNAFSGSGYDIACAQNNSPIIYQLKNSRPIVHSASFNPTFKSDLFFVYLNQKQNSRDGIAQYRNNEFNAFSAISQINSITQRILTCTRLSQFDKLIKKHESILSEILGTPTVKERLFPDFKGAIKSLGAWGGDFILATGNKTTPDYFKEKGYATVIPYSKMVK; this comes from the coding sequence ATGACAAAACAATATTATAGTAACGGAAAACTATTGATTACTGGGGAATATCTGGTTTTGGATGGTGCCCAAAGTTTAGCGGTACCTACCCTTTACGGACAATCACTTTCTGTAAAAGAGACCCAGGATAAGTTGCTGACTTGGAAAAGTTTGGACGATAAAGGAAAACCCTGGTTTGAAAGTGATTATGAATTGGAGGACTTTGACCCAGTTACCAAAAACACAGTTTCCGAGGAGGCATTGGCTATTTCGGTTACCCTCAAAAAAATTCTCTTGGAAGCAAGAAAATTGAACCCTAGTTTTTTGAGCACTTCCCAAGGCTATGAAATTACCACGGCGCTGAACTTTCCAAGGGAATGGGGTTTAGGGTCATCGTCTACCTTGATCAACAACATTGCCCAATGGGCCCAAATAGATGCCTATGTGCTTCTGTGGAACGCTTTTTCGGGCAGCGGGTACGACATTGCCTGTGCTCAAAACAACTCACCTATTATTTACCAATTAAAGAACAGCAGACCAATTGTACATTCAGCATCCTTCAACCCTACATTTAAGAGCGACCTTTTCTTTGTATATCTAAATCAAAAACAAAACAGTAGGGACGGCATTGCGCAGTATCGGAACAATGAATTCAACGCCTTTTCCGCCATATCTCAAATTAATAGTATTACCCAGCGAATATTGACCTGCACGCGGCTGTCCCAATTTGATAAGCTTATTAAAAAACATGAATCAATTTTAAGCGAGATCCTAGGAACGCCCACAGTTAAAGAACGATTGTTTCCTGACTTTAAGGGGGCAATAAAAAGTCTAGGGGCCTGGGGAGGAGATTTTATATTGGCAACGGGCAACAAGACCACTCCGGATTATTTTAAGGAAAAGGGATATGCCACAGTTATTCCTTATTCAAAAATGGTAAAATAG